Proteins from one Pseudomonadota bacterium genomic window:
- the cmoB gene encoding tRNA 5-methoxyuridine(34)/uridine 5-oxyacetic acid(34) synthase CmoB, whose product MQSYPPITSTLRPLFPYRSEIAATALSHELKRAWRQLLRSEHWKRFKGGFSSNIAQSLACIDSILDHYSISATLKPEVNLSNLRALCEELIPWRIGPFKLGELEIDAEWRSDIKWRRIAPLLPKRSGLRIADIGCSNGYFLFKLASLYPELALGFDPVDRCWLQFALLQSILRVPNLGFVPVGLSALTAFPRFFDLIVCMGVMYHQRDPHAAVRQLFESLRPGGTVLIESLVIDQPGSFLLLPPERYAKMRNAWIIPTADALATLLERAGFKNVCVHRFGPITPMEQRRTTWAPYESLADFLDPHDHTKTIEGHPAPHSAVVTGEVGLSKTSGFNP is encoded by the coding sequence GTGCAGAGCTATCCCCCTATTACATCAACCCTACGGCCCCTCTTTCCATATCGCTCGGAGATCGCCGCTACGGCTCTTAGCCATGAGCTTAAGAGGGCGTGGCGGCAGCTACTTCGGTCTGAACATTGGAAACGCTTTAAGGGGGGCTTTAGTTCGAATATAGCGCAGAGCCTTGCTTGCATAGACTCCATATTAGACCACTATAGTATCTCAGCCACTCTCAAGCCGGAGGTCAATCTCTCTAACCTGCGCGCGTTGTGCGAGGAGCTTATTCCGTGGCGCATCGGGCCATTTAAGTTGGGGGAGCTTGAGATCGATGCTGAGTGGCGCTCCGACATTAAATGGCGCCGTATAGCTCCACTATTACCTAAGCGCTCCGGTTTACGAATCGCGGATATCGGATGTAGTAACGGCTATTTTCTCTTTAAGCTCGCCTCGCTATATCCTGAGCTGGCATTAGGATTTGATCCGGTCGACCGCTGCTGGCTACAGTTTGCGCTGCTGCAATCTATCCTAAGGGTCCCTAATCTTGGCTTCGTTCCGGTTGGACTTTCAGCGCTGACGGCCTTTCCACGTTTCTTTGATCTGATCGTGTGCATGGGGGTCATGTACCATCAACGTGACCCGCATGCAGCCGTTCGGCAACTATTTGAGTCGTTACGTCCAGGTGGCACGGTGCTGATTGAGAGCCTCGTTATCGATCAGCCTGGATCGTTTCTGCTTTTACCCCCGGAGCGTTACGCAAAGATGAGAAACGCCTGGATAATTCCAACCGCCGATGCTCTCGCCACACTCCTTGAGCGCGCAGGTTTTAAGAACGTCTGTGTGCATCGATTTGGGCCGATTACACCAATGGAGCAAAGAAGAACCACCTGGGCCCCTTATGAAAGTCTGGCTGATTTTCTAGATCCTCACGATCATACTAAGACGATTGAAGGGCATCCTGCCCCACACAGCGCTGTTGTAACCGGCGAGGTCGGCCTCTCTAAGACGTCAGGATTCAATCCCTAG
- the apaG gene encoding Co2+/Mg2+ efflux protein ApaG, with translation MSTFTETTASITISVEPTPIPEDSRIEDGVFVFAYTVHIENNSGETVQLMERHWVIESADEQIGEVTGPGVIGVQPTLKPGTRFEYTSSTVIRDPIGAMKGSYIFRRRDGSLFVAQIPRFRLLFPTLFN, from the coding sequence ATGAGCACATTTACCGAGACCACTGCGAGCATCACCATTTCAGTCGAGCCTACCCCTATTCCAGAGGACTCAAGGATAGAGGATGGGGTGTTTGTCTTTGCTTATACGGTTCATATCGAAAACAACTCAGGAGAGACGGTGCAGCTTATGGAGCGGCACTGGGTAATAGAGTCTGCTGATGAGCAGATTGGTGAGGTCACCGGTCCGGGAGTGATAGGGGTGCAGCCAACCTTAAAGCCTGGTACACGCTTTGAGTACACAAGTAGCACAGTTATTCGTGATCCGATCGGAGCGATGAAGGGTAGCTACATATTTCGCCGCAGGGATGGATCTCTGTTCGTCGCTCAGATCCCCCGTTTTCGACTACTCTTTCCGACACTATTTAATTAG